The Heyndrickxia acidicola sequence TATCATTCAACTGATAATATGATGGATAAGCTGCATCCTAGTTTAGGAACAGAGCCTACGCAATCAACTATCACTTCCTTTGTAAATAAATTTAATTTGTATCGGCTATCTATAGGCATTATAATAATAAGATGTTCAAATGCTACTGAATGAATTTTTATCTGTTTTTTTATCGATGACCTTTAATTGATAAGGGAGAGATCTATATGAAAAAGGTGTTAACATATGGAACCTATGATCTTTTGCATTGGGGACATATAAACTTACTGAAAAGAGCCAGTGAATTAGGTGACTACTTAATTGTTGGCGTTTCTACAGACGAGTTTAACAAGCTGAAAAATAAAAAATCCTATCATAGCTATGAAGACCGAAAGATGATTCTTGAGGCTATTCGTTATGTAGATAAAGTAATCCCAGAAGAAAATTGGGAGCAAAAGATAGAGGATATAAAGAAGTACGAAATTGACACGTTTGTCATGGGGGATGACTGGAAAGGAAAGTTTGACTACCTATCCGAGTATTGTGATGTCATTTACCTCCCAAGAACGATTGGTATTTCGACAACTAAAATTAAAAAGGACCTCTATTCACTTAAAAATGGGTAGGGAGATTTTAATTGAACTGTATTTGTTTTTGTTTAGACTCCAGTTCATTATACTAAATTGGATTCCGGTTAAAAATAAATTGACCTTTGTCATTTCATTTGAACAGAACAGCTTCTATATATATGAGGAGCTTTTGAAGAGACAAGCCGATTGTGAAATCGTATTTATTTGCGACTCCTCCTGCTATGATATTGTCAAAAATGAGGTGAACGCAAAGGTTCTAAAGCTTAATGCGGCTAGTCCGATCAGCTGGTTTGAAAATATTTATCATCTGGCGACTTCGAAAACCATTATTGTTGACAATTATTTCGGTTTCCTTGCGGCTGTTTCCTTCAAGGCGGAAGTGGAGTGCATTCAAATATGGCATGCAGCTGGAGCCATTAAGACATTCGGTTTAAAGGACCATTCTCTAGCCAATAGAAGCAGCAGGGCCATTGAGCGTTTTAAAAAGGTATATAACCAATTTCATAAAGTAGTGGTAGGTTCTGATGAAATGGCGGCTGTCTTTCAGCAGGCATTTGGTGTTTCTTCGGACAGGTTCCTGTACACTGGTGTTCCGCGTACCGATTTATTTTTTAGTGAAGAAAAGCAAAAACATATCATTGCTGATTTGTACCGTGAAAATCATCATTTAAGCGGGAAAAAAGTGATCCTGTACGCGCCTACATTTCGTGACGGCAGCCTGGACACCTTTGAAATAAAGCTGGACCTTGATTATTTGTACCAGACGCTTGGGGACGAATATGTCCTCATCGTAAAGCTGCATCCTGCTATTAGAAATAAATCTTTTTTACAAAATCGCTATCATCATTTTATAATGGATTATTCAGACTACAGAGACATAAATGATCTGCTTCTTATAACGGATTATCTCATTACAGATTATTCATCTATTCCGTATGAATACGCCCTGATAAATAAGCCCATGCTCTTTTATGCATATGATAAAGAGAGCTACCAGAAGCAGAGAGGGCTATGGATGGATTATGAGAAAATGGTTCCGGGCCCCGTTGTCACAAAGACGGAGGAAATCGTCAGCCAAATAAAAGAAAATCGATTTGATTATAATAGAATCCGCTATTTTTCATCTAAATGGAACAAATATTCACATGGGCATTCTGCCGGTGAATTGGTGAACTACCTATATAAAGAGCGGGGAATTGGGTCACCTGAGAAAGGGAGACAAGTTAGTTATGGAACATGATAGAAATAAAAAAACAACAGGCATTATGTATAAGTTGAAAAATATTAAGAAATCCAGATTGACTCAATTGATATATAAAACGGCGTTCAAGATCGTTAGCTGGATGCCGGTAAAAAAAAATCTTATTGTATTTGAAAGCTACTTAGGAAAGCAATATAGCTGCAATCCCAGGGCTATTTATGAATATCTATTGGAAAATCATCCCGGCTATCAAATGGTCTGGAGTGTCGATAAAAGGTTTGCGAAAAATTTTGAAGGAAAAAACGTTACCGCTGTGCCCCGTTTTTCGTTAAAATGGTTATTGTGCATGGCAAGGGCAAGGTATTGGGTGACAAACAGCCGGATGCCATTGTGGATTCCAAAGCCAAAACATACGGTTTATCTGCAAACGTGGCACGGCACACCGCTTAAAAGGCTGGCGGCAGATATGGAAGAAGTGCATATGCCGGAAACGACCATCAAAGAATATAAGCAAGGCTTTTTAAAGGAAGCGGGCAATTGGGATTACTTGATTTCTCCGAACGCTTATTCCACCGAGATTTTCAAAAGCGCTTTTCAGTTTGAAAAAGAAATGCTGGAGACCGGCTATCCTAGGAATGATTATTTGTACCAGCATAATAATCAGCAAACCATCGATCAGTTTAAACGTTCACACGGAATACCTGCAGATAAAAAAATTATTCTGTATGCTCCAACCTGGCGCGATAATCAGTTTTATGAAAAGGGTAAATATAAGTTTGATTTGGACCTTGATCTAGCACAGTTAAAGGAAAGCCTTGGCGACAATTACATTGTTCTTCTCCGGATGCATTATTTAGTTGCTGAAAATTTTGATCTAAGCCCTTATAATGGTTTTGCATACGATTTTTCTAATCACGAGGATATTCGGGATCTATACTTGATTGCTGACATCCTTATTACGGATTATTCGTCTGTATTCTTCGACTATGCCAATTTAAAGCGGCCTATGATATTCTATGTATATGACATTGAAGAATATCGCGACAATTTACGCGGATTCTATTTTGATTTTGAGAAGACAGCTCCGGGGCCGCTTGTCAAAACAACCGAACAAGTGATTGAGTGTATTAAAAAAACGGAAGAGGAAGACTATGCACTGCCTGATTCCTTTGAACTATTCTATGAAAAATTTTGTTACTTGGAGTCAGGGCAATCAAGCAAAAGAGTAGTTGAAAGAGTTTTTCAAGGAAGGAATTAACTATGAAGTCTTTATTTACGGTCATTAAGGAACAGTTTACTAATTTTTATTTAATTAACAGGTTATCTTTGTATGAAATGAAAAGTGATAATAAGGATAATTTGTTAGGCCTTTTTTGGGTTATATTAAATCCGATGATCCAAATTGGCATCTACTGGTTTGTATTCGGATACGGGATACGTGCAGGAAAACATGTAGGGCATGTTCCGTATTTTGCCTGGCTGATCGCGGGAATCGTTGTCTGGTTTTTTATCAATCCTTCCATTATAGAAGGATCCAGATCTGTCTATAGCAGGCTGAGAATGATATCGAGAATGAGCTTTCCGCTCAGTGCCATCCCAACATACGTCATTTTCGCGAAATTTTATCAGCATTTAATGCTGCTAGCCATTATTATAATCATCCTTCAGTTTTACGGGTATCATGTGTCTGTGCATTATCTGGCACTGCCGTATTACATGGTGGCAACGATTCTGCTTTTGTTTGCTCTGGCTCTTATTACCTCTACACTGTCAACGATTGTACGGGATGTTCATCAGATTGTTCAGTCGTTAATGAGGGTATTGTTTTACATTACACCGATATTATGGGTCCAAACAGGTATGAGTAAGTGGATTGTCATTCTGATGAAGGCGAACCCATTGTATTATATTATTGAAGGATATCGGAATTGCCTTTTAGGGAAAAGCTGGTATTTCGTCGATCACTGGTTTTACACTCTATATTTCTGGGCAGTACTATTGGTATTATTATGGATCGGCTCTGTTCTCCATATGAAATTCAGAGATAGATTGGTCGACTATTTATAAGGTTCTTCTGCTTTTGTATTTTGTACCGTTATTTAGAAAGAATAATTTATAATAAAAAATGGCGCTGGGAAAGCCCATATTGAGGCCATGTGCCATCTTATACGAAAACAACCTTTTAAAAAACAGGAAGTGAAGACTATGAGCAAAACAGTGGTCGTTAAGCATATTGCTAAAAAATATAAAATGTATAAAAAGGATTCGGAAAAGCTGCTAGACCTGATCTTGCCTGGCGGATATGGAGATGACTTCTATGCGCTTAGAGATATTAGCTTTGAAGCCAATGAAGGCGATGTTATCGGGATTGTCGGAGTAAATGGTTCGGGGAAATCCACTCTGTCCAATATCATTTCCGGAATTATTCCGCCAAGTGCAGGAACGCTTGAGATAAAAGGACAGGCAGCATTAATTGCGATAAATGCCGGATTGAATAACAATTTAACCGGACGCGAAAATATCGAATTGAAATGTTTAATGCTCGGTTTCAACCGCAAAGAAATTCGCGAGCTCGAGCCTGAAATTGTTGATTTTGCCGACCTTGGCCATTTTATTGACCAGCCGGTTAAAAACTACTCCAGCGGGATGAAATCAAGGCTTGGTTTTGCCATTTCAGTCAATATCGATCCCGATATACTTATCATTGACGAAGCGCTGTCTGTTGGTGACCAAACCTTTACTGATAAATGTTTGGCCAAGATGGATGAGTTCAAAGAGCGTGGTAAAACCATTTTCTTTATCAGCCACTCTTTAAATCAGGTACAGGATTTCTGTACAAAAACGCTCTGGATTGAGTATGGGGAAGTAAAGGAATATGGATCAGTGGAGGAAGTCCTTCCGCATTACAGCCAATTCCTAAAGGACTTCAAGAAAATGTCTGCTCAAGAACAGAAGAAGTACAGGGAAGAAACACTAAAAAAACGATTGGGAAGCAGCTTAACAGCAGCAAAATAAGCTGAAGTAACCCTTTATAAAGCCTGAATGAATCTTAAGCAAGATCTCATTCAGGCTTTTTTCATTTTCTTATGAGAAGCTCTTTTTAAAAAAATATGTTATATTACACAAAAATCATTGTGAGGAATAAAAACCAGCGGGATGATCAGTGCACTTCCCAAGTCTCTCTTACATCCTCTTGTTGATTTGATACCAAAATTGATTGAAGCAAAAGGCGCGAGACTCCTGCGGGATCAGGGTGGTAGGGAAACCCCATTAGGAGCATAGTGAAGAAGAGGCTCCCAGCCTGCCACGAAAACGAGTGCCTAAAGCGGAACTGAACCAGCAGGATGATCAGTGCACTTCCCAAGTCTCTCTTGCATCCTCTTGTTGATTTGATACCAAAGTTGATTGAAGCGGAAGGCACGAGACTCCTGCGGGAAAAGCTGGCCAAAGGGAGACCCCGCAGGAGCTTGCGACGAGGAGGCTCCCGGCCGCCCGCGGAAAGCGAGTGCTGAAGCGGAAATCAACCAGCAGGATGATTAACGCACAACCAATGCCTGAATTAGAACTCAATCTAAAGTGATTGAAGCGTGTCAGGAAAACCCCGCAGGAGAAAGGTTACCAAAGCCGCCAAAATATCGTGTTTGGAAAATTCAATTCAGGCAAACCTAATTCTTAAATAAGGGTCATAGGATATGGAAGAGAAGGCTAAAACAATCCTAATAAATGGTTTTACATGACATCCTGAAAAGAACCATTATAATGGAGGTACACCAACGTGATTTTTCACTAAGCATGAAACAATTATAAGTATAAAACGTATAAGAGATAACGATAAATAAGGAGGAATCATCTATGCAGGCAGAGCGTAAAAGGATACTGGATCTTTTAAAGGACGGAAAGCTTTCTACAGAGGAGGCTTTAACATTGCTGGAAGCCCTTGACAAAGAAGCGGGTGAAAAAGGAAATCCTGCTCCCGAGTCAAGAGCCTCCTATAAAGAAAAGGAAGAAACGTTCGAGGAGAAACAGCAGGAAGAGGAGGAATTTAGCACCCGTGAGGAAAAATATGCACGAAGCGGGAAATCCTCATTTGATGAAAAACAGTTTGCCCAATTTGCCGGGGCAAAGGATAAAATTTTGGACCTGGTCAGCACAGCTATAAAGAAAGTCAAAGACTTTGATCTGCAGCTGAATCAATCTGTTGAATTTCCACATGTGTTCCAGCAATCGAATGCAATTGTTAACAGAGTTGATATCGATGTGGCAAATGGACATGTAGAAGTAAAGCCGTGGGATCAGCAGGATGTTCGAATTGAATGTCAGGTTAAAGTATTTAGAACCGATGACAGGGAAGAAGCCAGAAGCACTTTTATAAAAAATAGCTATTATGCAATTGAAAATGAAAAGCTTCGTTTTACGACACAATCAAAGTGGATCAAGACAGACACAGTCGTATATCTTCCGAGGCAGACATACGAGAAAGCATCTATCCGCACCTTTAATGGACGCATTAGCGCTGACGGGATTCACGCAGAGGACATGAAGGTAAAAACCGCGAACGGAAAAATACAGCTATCAGATGTGGAATCTGAAAAGATGGAAGCGGAAACGGCGAATGGGAAAATTACGATCATTAACAGCAAAGCGAGCAGACTTGCTGCAGAAACGATGAATGGCAGCCTTGATGTAGAAGGGAAATTTGTTTCTACGGATCTTCAAACCTTTAATGGGAATATTAATTGTACGCTTGGCGAGGAAATGATGGACACGATTCATACAAAAGCCGTAACCGGGTCCATATCGATCTATCTGCCTGCGGATATATCCGTAGAAGGAGAATGTAAGTCTAATCTTGGAAATTATAAAATTGATCTGGAGGGCTATGAAGTCCTGGATGAGAAAAAAGAAATTGTCCAAAAACAGCTTCGTTTTAACAGAAGCGGACATACCGAGGTGCCAGTCCATTTATTTGCAGATACAAAAACAGGTTCTATCTACATTAAGTAGGCTCTCAAAAAAGGGATACATGAACCATGCTTCAGCACCAAGTAAAATTGAAATGAGGCAAATAGTATGAAACAACTTACACGGTCACGAACGAATCGAAAGCTTGCGGGAGTGTTTGGAGGATTGTCGGATTATTTCAATGTCGACGCCAATCTATTGAGAATTGTGTTTATCCTGGTATTGGCATTCACTGCATTTGTTCCAGGCTTTCTCGTTTATGTCCTTTCTATCTTTATCATCCCTAATGAAGAGGTATAACGATGAGATGGTTATTAAGTATCTTAATTAACGCTGTCCTGTTCATCGCTATAGCGGGATATCTCCCGGGTTTTAAAGTTCATGGCTTCAGTGCTGCTTTAGAAGCAAGCTTTATTTTGTCTATATTGAACCTGCTGGTTCGTCCCATTTTAATCATTCTCACACTGCCGATTACCATTGTTACCCTCGGCTTCTTCCTGCTATTCATTAATGCCTTTACATTAGTTATAACGGATAAACTAATGGGAAGCCGCTTTGACATGACTAATTTTGGGGTCGCATTTCTGGTAGCAGTGATCATGGCAGTCGTGAACGTTGTTATTCAGCACATGTTTTTTCAATCGCGAAGCAAAAGATAAGAAAAAGGGACAGCAGGCCGCTGTCCTTTTCTTTATTTCAATTATTGATCTCCTTTCGTAGTTCTCTTCACACTTTAACCTGCTTGTCCTTGCTCACAATTCTAATGTTAACGCGGCTTTAAGAAATAAACCTGCGCCACTCCATCGGCAATCGCTTTTGCACAAAGTTTTTGATAGGACGGCGAGCAGAGCAATGCCTCTTCCTTTTTGTTTGTATAAAACCCGCACTCAACCAGAACCGCTGTCATGTTGGTTTCCCTCAGGACATGAAAATCCGCACGCTTTACACCTCTGTCGGCAAGGCCGGATGCTTGAATGATGCAGTGTTGTATTGCTGATGCGAGCGACAGGGCTTCCTTTGGCTTGGAAAGGTAAACAAATGTTTCGATGCCGTTTGCCTGATTCCAGTCTTTTCCGTCTCCTGCAGCATTGGCATGAATGGAAATATAGCAATTTGCTCCAAGACGGTTTGCCAGGTTTGTACGTTTAGACAGTGGGACATCCTCTTTTTTGGAATGGGCAAAATAAACGCTCACATTTTGATAGGTCTCCAATATTTCACGTGTATAATCTGTAGCTGCGCTTGTAAAGCTAAACTCTTTAAGCCCATTAGGACTTCTCTTACCAGGGGTATCGGGTCCATGTCCGGCATCCAGCACAATTTTCATTTCTATCATCCTCCAATCCATTTTTATTAGTCACAAAGCTGCGCCCTCAAAAATATTCGGTACAATGCTATAATAGAAATCCGGACTGTGTCAGGATACCCGGAAAGCTTTTTTATAGGGACTGGTTTTGTAGATAGTAGAAATGATAAAATAAAATGGAAATCCTATTGGGAATTTTCAAGTTTCCAGTCGGCTGGTGCTTGAATGATTTCTGCAGCATTCGAAAAAATGCCCCAAAAGCATAGAATAAATCCTTTGATTCAGTAAAATTTTAAGCTGGTACAAAGACAGGATATATTCATTTTTAATTTTAAGGAGGACTATCCCTTTGGCAAAAGTTCGCGTCGAAGATATTATTAAAAAATTCAATCTTGAGTTAGTCAGTGGAGGGGAGGGAGTCCACCGTACTATTACTACCAGCGATATCTCCCGTCCTGGACTGGAGCTTTCCGGATACTTTGAGCATTATCCGGCTGATCGGATTCAATTGCTGGGTAGAACCGAGATATCCTTTAGTGAGCAGCTGGATTCCGTGGATCGTAAAATTCGTTTGGAAAAGATGTGCGATGATATTACACCGGCTATCATCATCTCGAGAGACTTGGAGGTGCCGAAAGAGCTGATTGAAGCATCTGAGGAATACTCCGTACCCGTCATGCGTACACCGATGAAAACAACCCGCTTTGTTTCAAGGTTGACCAACTATTTGGAATTCAAACTTGCACCGACTACTGCTATTCATGGTGTGCTTGTGGACATTTATGGCGTTGGGGTCTTGATTACGGGTAAAAGCGGCGTCGGAAAAAGTGAGGCAGCCCTTGAGCTTGTAAAGCGAGGCCACAGACTTGTAGCCGATGACTGTGTAGAGATTCGCCAGGAGGATGGAGATACACTGATCGGCAATGCTCCTGAGCTGATTGAACACCTGCTTGAAATTAGAGGTCTTGGCATTATTGATGTTATGACGATGTTTGGGGCAGGAGCTGTTCGTTCACATAAAAGGATTTCTATGATTGTCTCCCTTGAAATCTGGGATCAAAATAAACAGTATGACCGTCTGGGGCTTGATGAAGAGAAAATGAAAATTATTGATAGTGATGTGACGAAAATTACGATTCCTGTCCGTCCTGGACGAAATATTGCCGTTCTTATTGAAGTGGCGGCAATGAATTTCCGCCTTAAAAAAATGGGGGTCAATGCTGCGCAGCAGTTTACCGAGAAGCTCGCAGATGTCATTGAAGATGGTGATAGATAATCATCAAATGAGGGGATTTTAGGGGGAAAGCAGTTTGCTTGTTAAGCCTGGGAATTGCTTTGTATAGAGAGGAGAACAATCAATGAATTCTGGATCACATCCGCTTAATCCCATTGCGCTTCACTTAGGTGGACTCGAGGTGCACTGGTATGGCGTTATTATTGGCTGCGGAATTGCAATCGGTTTGATCCTGGCCATGCGGGAAGCTCAAAGAAGGGGCCTCGATAAGGATATTATCCCGGATCTTTTAATCTGGGCCATTCCGATCGCTATTATATGTGCACGTATCTATTATGTATCATTCGAGTTTCCATATTATTCACAGCACCCAAGTGAAATCATTAAAATCTGGCACGGCGGTATTGCCATTCACGGCGGCCTCATTGGCGCAGTTATTACAGCTATTATTTTTTCAAAGATTAAAAAGATGTCCTTTTGGAAGCTTGCAGATATCACTGCGCCGAGCATCATTCTTGCGCAAGGTATTGGACGCTGGGGAAATTTCATGAATCAGGAAGCCCATGGCGGGGAAGTCAGCCGTCAATTTCTTGAGAATTTGCATTTGCCGGCATTTATTATTAACCAAATGGATATTAACGGCCATTATTATCATCCAACCTTTTTGTATGAGTCTGTTTGGGATGTAGCTGGTTTTATCATTTTAATCCTTTTAAGAAATAAAGCTAATCTGCGTAGAGGAGAGGTTTTTTTAAGCTATCTGGTTTGGTATTCAATCGGCCGCTTCTTTATTGAGGGTATGCGTACGGACAGCTTGATGCTGACAAGCTTTTTACGGATTGCACAAGTGGTATCCATTGTGTTGATTGTTGTGGGTACCGTCCTGATTATCGTTAGGAGGAAAACGGGTATGGCGGCTGAGCCGTATCGGAATGATTCTATTGAAGCTGCCGAAAAGGCACCGACTAATCCATAATTTTAGAGTAGAAACTGGCATATGCCGGTTTCTTTTATTTTGGCAGATGATGTGAAAGGATTCTGCATTAATCAACTTTAGTTACCGGTCAACATGAGATTTAAGATAGATATGGCAAGTGCCCTAATCATTCCTGCTGGTTGATTTACGCTGCAGGCACTCGCTTTCCGCGGGGCGATTGTGGAGCCTCCTCGTCGCTGCGCTCCTGCGGGGTCTCCCCAAATTCGCTGATCCCGCAGGAGTCTCGTGCCTTCTGCTTCAATCAACATTGGTTTGAGTCCTTACTTCAGACTCTAATTGAGTTATGGGGAGTGCTCCGGTCACCCTGCTGGTTGATTTACGCTGCAGGCACTCGCTTTCCGCGGGGCGATTGTGGAGCCTCCTCGTCGCTGTGCTCCTGCAGGGTCTCCCCAAATTCTCTGATCCCGCAGGAGTCTCGTGCCATCCGCTCCAATCAACTTTGGATATCAATCTATATTGGGATATAAGAGAGAAGTGGGAAGTGCCCTGGTCATCCTGCAGGTTGGTTTTGGCGCAGCACCTCCAATTGCAGCAAGTTTTACGATCAGAGACTTTGTTTTTTTATGGTAAAAGTTTTATCATAAGGGAAGATATCAACAAAGATTAAAGGAAGGTACATAGAAATGGACAGAAAAATAACAACAGTGCTTTTTGATTTAGACGGAACGCTTATTGATACGAATGAATTGATCATCCAATCCTTTTTACATACGTTAAATCATTATTATCCTGAAAAATATGCAAGAGAGGATGTACTGCCATTTATGGGGCCGACTTTAGCTGAAACCTTTACCTCTATTGCCCCGGAAATGGTGGAAGCGATGATTCAGCGCTACAGAATGTTTAACCATGCTCAGCATGATTCGCTGGTGAAGGAATTTGAGGGTGTCTTTGAAACGGTAAAATCCTTAAAAGAGAGCGGATATAAGCTTGCCATTGTTTCTACTAAAATTGGTGAAACTGTGATGAAGGGACTTAAGCTTACACAGCTGGATCAATTTTTTGATGTGGTGATCTCCCTTGACGAGGTGGTTCATGCAAAGCCTCATCCCGAGCCTTTGCAAAAGGCATTAGAACAGCTTGACTCGAAGCCGGAGGAATCCATCATGGTGGGAGACAGCAAGCATGATATTCTTGGAGGTAAGAATGCGGGTACGCTTACAGCAGGGGTAGCTTGGTCTGCAAAGGGAAGAGAGTATATTGCTAGCTTTGAACCGGATTTTATCCTTGAAAAAATGAGTGACATTCTCGAATATCTTAACGTGGAGCATGCATGAGAAGGACCCGGCGATATCCTGTAACAGGGGCTAATTCATTATGGCATGTATACAAGACGGTTCCTTTTTTTAAGGTTGTGAAAAACTTTATCGTGATTCAGGCAGCAAGATATACGCCTTCATTAGCGATGAAAAACTGGATGTACAGAAGGTTTCTCCGTATGAAAGTGGGAGAGCAAACTTCCTTTGCGCTGATGGTGATGCCGGATGTAATGTTTCCTGAGAAAATAACAGTGGGACGCAATACCGTTATTGGCTATAACACCACGATTTTAGCCCATGAATATTTAATTCAGGAATATCGGCTGGGGGATGTGAAAATTGGAAGCGAAGTCATGATTGGAGCGAATTCGACGATTCTGCCGGGAGTGGAAATAGGAGACGGTGCCATTATTTCGGCAGGCACTCTCGTTCACAGGGATGTGCCTGCAGGAGCTTTCGTTGGAGGCAACCCGATGAAGATTATTTATACAGCAGAAGAAATGAAAGCACGCCAAAACTGTTTGCCGGGTAATGAAAACCGCCGTTCCTAATGCTTGTGGCAGGGACCTGATAAAATAACTATCATTGCCTGTTAATCATTGGGGGATTCTATGTTATACTACAATAACCAAGGCTGTTTTAAAAAGGCTGTTCTCGCATCCATTGTTGCTTTTTGTACATTGGACATGGGATTTTTTTTGCCCAATTTGCAGAAGCCGGCATAGGGGATTTTGCTGGTTTATCTGCACGTCATGCAACTAAGCTTTGAAAAAGCCTTAATCAATCATGTTTCATTTGTGAGGGACTTTTATGTTTAAAGACTCAAAAGCCATTCAGGAAAAGGGTGTAGTCGTTTCCTTTTTACCAACAGGTGAATATTACTTTAATAAAGGAATCAATGCCTATCACCGCCATGACCTGAAAAAAGCGAAAAAATACTTGCAGCGTGCAGCGCAGCTTGAGCCCTTTGAGCCCATGATTGCCTGCCAGCTTGCATTAGTCTATATGCATTTAGAGGAATATCAAAAATCGAATGACCTGCTTCATTCCATCCTGAAAGAGCTTGATCCAAGGATGTCGGAATGCCACTATTTCATGGCTAATAATTACGCTGAATTAGGGCTGTTTGGTGATGCCCATAAGCATGCCAAAATATATCTGGAACAGGATCCGCTTGGGGAATTTACCGAAGAGGCAGAGGATTTGATTTATATCATAAATACAGAGGAAGCCGGCGACTACCCGATAGACGACCAGGATGAGCTTATTGTCCAGCAGGAAAAAGCCAGAGAATTACTTGAATCCGGAAATTTCGGCAAAGCGATAGAAATTCTTCAGGAAATCATTCAAAGCTATCCTGATTACTGGTCAGCCTACAATAATTTAGCTCTCGGATATTTTTATCTCGGTGATATGGATAAAGCAGCGGGAGTTTTGGAAGATCTTCTGAAGAAAAATCCTGGCAATTTGCATGCTCTTTGCAATATTGCTGTTTTTCTCTACCATCAGCGCCGTGACGAGGAACTGGACGAGCTTCTGGAAGGATTGGCAAAGGTACAGCCCATCCTTATTGAACATCAGTATAAGCTGGGAGCGACCTTTGCGCTTCTTGGCCAGTACGAACAATCCTACATGTGGCTTAATAAGCTGAGAAGAATGGGGTTTGATGGTGATGCAGGTTTCTATTACTGGTACTCCATTTCTGCATACCATACAGGACACAGGCTGGCTGCTGAAAATGCCTGGAAAATCCTTTTGGAAATAAGTCCGGAAAAAGAAGGCCACGAACCATGGAATGAGAAAAGGTCCAGGGATGCAGGGTTTGAAGGCCATATTACCTCGATTTTAAAAAAGTTAAAAAGTGAATATATGGAGGAAAGGCTTTTTGGCATTTTTCTGTTGTCTTTATCCCGCAAAAAGCAGGATATCATAGCCCATCCAGACTTCAAACAGCTGGACGAGTTCACTTTGACGGAAAAAATCTATTTGGCCAATGTCCTTGACGCCAATATTAAGGACCATTTTGATCCGGATGGAAACATTGCAAAGGGCCATCAA is a genomic window containing:
- the hprK gene encoding HPr(Ser) kinase/phosphatase — translated: MAKVRVEDIIKKFNLELVSGGEGVHRTITTSDISRPGLELSGYFEHYPADRIQLLGRTEISFSEQLDSVDRKIRLEKMCDDITPAIIISRDLEVPKELIEASEEYSVPVMRTPMKTTRFVSRLTNYLEFKLAPTTAIHGVLVDIYGVGVLITGKSGVGKSEAALELVKRGHRLVADDCVEIRQEDGDTLIGNAPELIEHLLEIRGLGIIDVMTMFGAGAVRSHKRISMIVSLEIWDQNKQYDRLGLDEEKMKIIDSDVTKITIPVRPGRNIAVLIEVAAMNFRLKKMGVNAAQQFTEKLADVIEDGDR
- the lgt gene encoding prolipoprotein diacylglyceryl transferase codes for the protein MNSGSHPLNPIALHLGGLEVHWYGVIIGCGIAIGLILAMREAQRRGLDKDIIPDLLIWAIPIAIICARIYYVSFEFPYYSQHPSEIIKIWHGGIAIHGGLIGAVITAIIFSKIKKMSFWKLADITAPSIILAQGIGRWGNFMNQEAHGGEVSRQFLENLHLPAFIINQMDINGHYYHPTFLYESVWDVAGFIILILLRNKANLRRGEVFLSYLVWYSIGRFFIEGMRTDSLMLTSFLRIAQVVSIVLIVVGTVLIIVRRKTGMAAEPYRNDSIEAAEKAPTNP
- the ppaX gene encoding pyrophosphatase PpaX; its protein translation is MDRKITTVLFDLDGTLIDTNELIIQSFLHTLNHYYPEKYAREDVLPFMGPTLAETFTSIAPEMVEAMIQRYRMFNHAQHDSLVKEFEGVFETVKSLKESGYKLAIVSTKIGETVMKGLKLTQLDQFFDVVISLDEVVHAKPHPEPLQKALEQLDSKPEESIMVGDSKHDILGGKNAGTLTAGVAWSAKGREYIASFEPDFILEKMSDILEYLNVEHA
- a CDS encoding acyltransferase, translated to MRRTRRYPVTGANSLWHVYKTVPFFKVVKNFIVIQAARYTPSLAMKNWMYRRFLRMKVGEQTSFALMVMPDVMFPEKITVGRNTVIGYNTTILAHEYLIQEYRLGDVKIGSEVMIGANSTILPGVEIGDGAIISAGTLVHRDVPAGAFVGGNPMKIIYTAEEMKARQNCLPGNENRRS
- a CDS encoding tetratricopeptide repeat protein, which codes for MFKDSKAIQEKGVVVSFLPTGEYYFNKGINAYHRHDLKKAKKYLQRAAQLEPFEPMIACQLALVYMHLEEYQKSNDLLHSILKELDPRMSECHYFMANNYAELGLFGDAHKHAKIYLEQDPLGEFTEEAEDLIYIINTEEAGDYPIDDQDELIVQQEKARELLESGNFGKAIEILQEIIQSYPDYWSAYNNLALGYFYLGDMDKAAGVLEDLLKKNPGNLHALCNIAVFLYHQRRDEELDELLEGLAKVQPILIEHQYKLGATFALLGQYEQSYMWLNKLRRMGFDGDAGFYYWYSISAYHTGHRLAAENAWKILLEISPEKEGHEPWNEKRSRDAGFEGHITSILKKLKSEYMEERLFGIFLLSLSRKKQDIIAHPDFKQLDEFTLTEKIYLANVLDANIKDHFDPDGNIAKGHQIALKLYEQHQPVSSFFSGLFLMWFSIFLQALKEGRSFSNERACAAAVEYEWYKLRGEKKTQQEIAGMYQISASTLQKYVKLIKDLYQ